Proteins from a single region of Pseudomonas quebecensis:
- a CDS encoding quaternary amine ABC transporter ATP-binding protein → MTTVSKIEVKNVFKIFGNRAKDALSLIGQGKTKDQVLAETGCVVGVNDLSLSIGTGEIFVIMGLSGSGKSTLVRHFNRLIDPTSGAILVDGEDILQLDMEALRQFRRHKISMVFQSFGLLPHKSVLDNVAYGLKVRGESKQVCAERALHWIDTVGLKGYENKYPHQLSGGMRQRVGLARALAADTDIILMDEAFSALDPLIRAEMQDQLLELQKTLHKTIVFITHDLDEAVRIGNRIAILKDGKLIQVGTPREILHSPADEYVDRFVQRRAAVV, encoded by the coding sequence ATGACTACCGTCAGCAAAATCGAAGTGAAAAACGTCTTCAAGATTTTCGGCAATCGTGCCAAGGACGCGCTCTCGCTGATCGGCCAGGGCAAGACCAAGGACCAGGTGCTGGCCGAGACCGGCTGCGTGGTCGGTGTCAACGACCTGTCCCTGAGCATCGGCACCGGCGAAATTTTTGTGATCATGGGCCTGTCCGGCTCGGGCAAGTCGACCCTGGTGCGCCATTTCAACCGCCTGATCGACCCCACCAGCGGCGCGATCCTGGTGGATGGCGAAGATATCCTGCAACTGGACATGGAAGCCCTGCGTCAATTCCGTCGCCACAAGATCAGCATGGTGTTCCAGAGCTTCGGCCTGCTGCCCCACAAAAGCGTGCTCGACAACGTCGCCTACGGCCTCAAGGTGCGCGGTGAAAGCAAACAGGTGTGCGCCGAGCGCGCCCTGCACTGGATCGACACCGTGGGCCTGAAGGGCTACGAAAACAAATACCCGCATCAGCTCTCCGGCGGCATGCGCCAACGGGTGGGCCTGGCTCGTGCCCTGGCGGCCGACACCGACATCATCCTGATGGACGAAGCCTTCAGCGCCCTCGATCCGCTGATCCGCGCCGAGATGCAGGACCAGTTGCTGGAACTGCAGAAGACCCTGCACAAGACCATCGTGTTCATCACCCACGACCTCGACGAAGCCGTGCGCATCGGCAACCGCATCGCGATCCTCAAGGACGGCAAGCTGATCCAGGTCGGCACCCCGCGCGAGATTCTGCATTCGCCGGCGGATGAGTATGTAGACCGGTTTGTCCAGCGGCGGGCGGCGGTGGTCTGA
- a CDS encoding ABC transporter permease, whose amino-acid sequence MFPESFTFSIADWVNGWVDSLVTNYGDVFRHISDTLLWAIVNLEGLLRAAPWWLMLAIVGAVAWHATRKVLTTAVIVGLLFLVGAVGLWDKLMQTLALMLVATVISVLIGIPLGILSARSNRLRSVLMPLLDIMQTMPSFVYLIPVLMLFGLGKVPAIFATVIYAAPPLIRLTDLGIRQVDGEVMEAINAFGANRWQQLFGVQLPLALPSIMAGINQTTMMALSMVVIASMIGARGLGEDVLVGIQTLNVGRGLEAGLAIVILAVVIDRITQAYGRPRHEASK is encoded by the coding sequence ATGTTTCCTGAGAGTTTTACCTTTTCCATCGCCGACTGGGTCAACGGTTGGGTGGATTCACTGGTCACCAACTATGGCGATGTGTTCAGGCACATCTCCGACACCCTGTTATGGGCCATCGTCAACCTGGAAGGCCTGCTGCGCGCCGCGCCCTGGTGGCTGATGCTGGCCATCGTCGGCGCCGTTGCCTGGCACGCCACCCGTAAAGTCCTGACCACGGCGGTGATCGTCGGGCTGTTGTTCCTGGTGGGTGCCGTCGGCCTGTGGGACAAACTGATGCAGACGCTGGCGCTGATGCTGGTCGCCACGGTGATTTCGGTGTTGATCGGCATCCCGCTGGGCATTCTGTCGGCCCGCAGCAATCGCCTGCGCTCGGTATTGATGCCGCTGCTGGACATCATGCAGACCATGCCCAGCTTCGTGTACCTGATCCCGGTGCTGATGCTGTTCGGCCTGGGCAAAGTGCCGGCGATTTTCGCCACGGTGATCTACGCCGCACCGCCGCTGATTCGCCTGACGGACCTGGGCATTCGCCAGGTCGACGGCGAGGTCATGGAAGCTATCAACGCCTTTGGCGCCAACCGCTGGCAGCAACTGTTCGGCGTGCAACTGCCGCTGGCGCTGCCGAGCATCATGGCCGGTATCAACCAGACCACCATGATGGCGTTGTCGATGGTGGTGATCGCCTCGATGATCGGCGCCCGAGGCCTGGGTGAAGATGTACTGGTCGGCATCCAGACGCTGAACGTCGGCCGTGGCCTTGAAGCCGGGCTGGCGATCGTGATTCTTGCAGTGGTCATCGACCGCATAACCCAGGCCTATGGTCGTCCACGGCATGAGGCGAGCAAATGA
- a CDS encoding ABC transporter substrate-binding protein, whose protein sequence is MKMHKTLLATVFSAGLLANAGAQAAGWCESGKPVKFAGLNWESGMLLTDILQTVLEKGYDCKTDSLPGNSITMENALSSNDIQVFAEEWVGRSEVWNKAEKAGKVVGVGAPVVGAIEGWYVPRYVIEGDAKRKLEAKAPGLKNIADLGQYAAVFKDPEEPSKGRFYNCPAGWTCELDNSEMLKSYGLESSYTNFRPGTGPALDAAVLSSYKRGEPILFYYWSPTPLMGQVDLVKLEEKPGVDKSVSIKVGLSKTFHEQAPELVAVLEKVNLPIDLLNQNLGRMAKERIESPKLAKIFLKEHPEVWHAWVSDEAAKKIDAAL, encoded by the coding sequence ATGAAAATGCATAAGACCCTGTTGGCCACCGTATTCTCTGCGGGCTTGCTGGCCAATGCCGGCGCCCAGGCGGCCGGTTGGTGCGAGTCCGGCAAACCGGTGAAATTCGCCGGCCTGAACTGGGAAAGCGGCATGTTGCTCACCGACATCCTGCAAACCGTGCTGGAAAAAGGCTACGACTGCAAAACCGACAGCCTGCCGGGCAATTCCATCACCATGGAAAACGCCCTGAGCAGCAACGACATCCAAGTGTTTGCCGAAGAGTGGGTCGGCCGCAGCGAAGTCTGGAACAAGGCCGAGAAGGCCGGCAAAGTGGTCGGCGTCGGCGCTCCAGTGGTAGGGGCGATCGAAGGTTGGTACGTGCCACGCTATGTGATCGAAGGCGACGCCAAGCGCAAGCTGGAAGCCAAAGCGCCGGGCCTGAAAAACATCGCTGACCTGGGCCAGTACGCCGCCGTGTTCAAGGACCCGGAAGAGCCGTCCAAAGGCCGTTTCTACAACTGCCCGGCGGGCTGGACCTGCGAGCTGGACAACAGCGAAATGCTTAAAAGCTACGGTCTGGAAAGTTCCTACACCAACTTCCGCCCAGGCACCGGCCCGGCGCTGGATGCCGCAGTATTGTCGAGCTACAAGCGCGGCGAGCCGATCCTGTTCTACTACTGGTCGCCGACGCCGCTGATGGGCCAGGTCGACCTGGTCAAGCTTGAAGAAAAACCCGGTGTGGATAAGAGTGTGAGCATCAAGGTCGGCCTGTCCAAGACCTTCCACGAGCAAGCGCCGGAACTGGTGGCCGTGCTGGAAAAGGTCAACCTGCCGATCGACCTGCTCAACCAGAACCTGGGTCGCATGGCCAAGGAGCGCATCGAGTCGCCGAAGCTGGCGAAAATCTTCCTCAAGGAACACCCTGAAGTCTGGCACGCCTGGGTGAGCGACGAGGCTGCCAAGAAAATCGACGCGGCCTTGTAG
- a CDS encoding purine-cytosine permease family protein encodes MADTRASTPLIERRSIDYIPEAERHGRLLSQFTLWMGANLQITAIVTGALAVVLGGDVFWSLIGLLIGQLLGGGVMALHAAQGPKLGLPQMISSRVQFGVYGAAIPIVLVCLMYLGFTATGTVLSGQALGQLFGVTDSVGILIFASVIVLVTVLGYRVIHFIGRVASVIGVIAFVYLFSRLISQADVGALLQIRHFSWSSFLLAVSLAASWQIAFGPYVADYSRYLPSGTSSVKTFLAAGAGSVVGAQVAMVLGVFAAAMSNGQFAGHEVAYIVGLGGTGATAALLYFSIAFGKVTISTLNSYGSFMCIATIVSGFRGRLEVTRMQRLVFVLGIVGTATLIALLGQHSFLGAFKSFILFLLAFFTPWSAINLVDYYCITRDRYDVPALTDPNGRYGRWNLLGISVYVVGVLAQLPFISTKFYTGPLVAALGDVDISWIIGLLLPAALYYWAAKKWPAAHPEHLILPPEQGAAPMTNGLVAQA; translated from the coding sequence ATGGCTGACACACGTGCAAGCACCCCATTGATCGAAAGGCGTTCGATCGATTACATCCCGGAAGCGGAAAGACACGGTCGTCTCTTGAGCCAGTTCACCCTGTGGATGGGCGCCAACCTGCAGATCACCGCCATCGTTACCGGAGCCTTGGCCGTGGTGCTCGGCGGCGATGTGTTCTGGTCGTTGATCGGTCTGTTGATCGGCCAACTGCTGGGCGGCGGCGTGATGGCATTGCACGCGGCGCAAGGCCCCAAGCTGGGGCTGCCGCAGATGATCTCCAGCCGGGTGCAGTTCGGGGTCTACGGCGCGGCCATTCCGATTGTGCTGGTGTGCCTGATGTACCTGGGCTTCACCGCCACCGGCACGGTGTTGTCCGGCCAGGCGCTGGGCCAGTTGTTCGGCGTCACCGACAGCGTCGGAATTCTGATCTTCGCCAGTGTCATCGTGTTGGTCACGGTGCTCGGTTATCGGGTGATCCACTTCATCGGCCGCGTGGCCAGCGTTATCGGCGTGATTGCCTTTGTCTACCTGTTCAGCCGCCTGATCAGCCAGGCCGACGTCGGCGCGCTCCTGCAGATCCGTCATTTCAGCTGGAGCAGCTTCCTGCTGGCGGTGTCGCTCGCGGCATCCTGGCAGATCGCTTTCGGGCCTTACGTGGCGGACTATTCACGCTACCTGCCGAGCGGGACGTCCTCGGTGAAAACCTTTCTCGCCGCAGGCGCAGGTTCGGTGGTTGGCGCGCAAGTGGCGATGGTCCTCGGCGTGTTTGCCGCGGCCATGTCCAACGGGCAATTTGCCGGTCACGAAGTGGCCTACATTGTGGGGCTGGGCGGCACGGGTGCCACCGCGGCGCTGCTGTATTTCAGCATCGCGTTCGGCAAGGTCACCATCTCCACGCTGAACTCCTACGGCAGCTTCATGTGCATTGCGACCATCGTCAGCGGCTTTCGCGGTCGCCTGGAGGTCACGCGCATGCAGCGTCTGGTGTTCGTGCTGGGCATTGTCGGTACGGCGACCCTGATCGCCTTGCTCGGGCAGCACTCGTTCCTCGGCGCGTTCAAGTCGTTCATCCTGTTCCTGCTGGCGTTTTTTACCCCCTGGAGTGCGATCAATCTGGTCGACTACTACTGCATCACGCGCGATCGCTATGACGTGCCGGCGCTGACCGATCCGAATGGTCGCTATGGACGTTGGAACCTGCTCGGTATCAGCGTTTATGTCGTCGGTGTACTGGCGCAGTTGCCGTTCATCTCCACCAAGTTCTACACCGGCCCCCTGGTGGCCGCCCTGGGCGATGTGGATATTTCCTGGATCATCGGCCTGCTGCTTCCCGCCGCGCTTTACTACTGGGCTGCGAAAAAGTGGCCTGCCGCACACCCCGAACACCTGATCCTGCCGCCAGAGCAGGGCGCTGCACCGATGACAAACGGGCTGGTTGCACAAGCCTGA
- the hutU gene encoding urocanate hydratase, with protein MTKPTKYRDVEIRAARGNKLTAKSWLTEAPLRMLMNNLDPQVAENPKELVVYGGIGRAARNWECYDQIVESLTQLNDDETLLVQSGKPVGVFKTHSNAPRVLIANSNLVPHWASWEHFNELDAKGLAMYGQMTAGSWIYIGSQGIVQGTYETFVEAGRQHYDSNLKGRWVLTAGLGGMGGAQPLAATLAGACSLNIECQQVSIDFRLNSRYVDEQASDLDDALARIAKYTQEGKAISIALLGNAAEILPELVKRGVRPDMVTDQTSAHDPLNGYLPAGWTWDEYRARAKTEPAAVIKAAKQSMAVHVKAMLEFQKQGIPTFDYGNNIRQMAQEEGVENAFDFPGFVPAYIRPLFCRGIGPFRWAALSGDPQDIYKTDAKVKELIPDDAHLHNWLDMARERISFQGLPARICWVGLGQRAKLGLAFNEMVRSGELSAPVVIGRDHLDSGSVASPNRETESMQDGSDAVSDWPLLNALLNTASGATWVSLHHGGGVGMGFSQHSGMVIVCDGTDEAAERIARVLHNDPATGVMRHADAGYQIAIDCAKEQGLNLPMIK; from the coding sequence GTGACCAAGCCTACAAAATACCGTGACGTTGAAATCCGCGCCGCCCGCGGTAACAAGCTCACTGCCAAGAGCTGGCTGACCGAAGCGCCTCTGCGCATGCTGATGAACAACCTCGACCCGCAAGTGGCCGAGAACCCGAAAGAACTGGTGGTCTACGGCGGTATCGGCCGTGCCGCGCGCAACTGGGAGTGCTACGACCAGATCGTCGAGAGCCTCACCCAACTGAACGACGACGAGACCCTGCTGGTGCAATCGGGCAAACCGGTCGGTGTGTTTAAAACCCATAGCAACGCTCCGCGCGTATTGATCGCCAACTCCAACCTGGTGCCGCACTGGGCCAGTTGGGAGCACTTCAATGAGCTGGATGCCAAGGGCCTGGCCATGTACGGCCAGATGACTGCCGGCAGTTGGATCTACATCGGTAGCCAGGGCATCGTCCAGGGCACCTACGAAACCTTCGTCGAGGCTGGCCGCCAGCATTACGACAGCAATCTCAAAGGCCGCTGGGTGCTTACCGCCGGCCTCGGCGGTATGGGCGGCGCGCAGCCGCTGGCCGCGACCCTGGCCGGTGCGTGCTCGTTGAACATCGAATGCCAACAGGTCAGCATCGATTTCCGCCTGAATAGCCGCTACGTCGACGAGCAGGCCAGCGACCTCGATGACGCCCTGGCCCGCATCGCCAAATACACCCAGGAAGGCAAGGCCATCTCCATCGCGCTGCTGGGTAACGCGGCGGAAATCCTGCCGGAACTGGTCAAGCGCGGCGTGCGCCCGGACATGGTCACCGACCAGACCAGCGCTCACGACCCCCTTAACGGCTACCTGCCGGCCGGCTGGACCTGGGACGAATACCGCGCCCGCGCCAAGACCGAACCGGCCGCCGTGATCAAGGCCGCCAAGCAGTCGATGGCCGTGCACGTCAAGGCCATGCTGGAGTTCCAGAAACAAGGCATCCCGACCTTCGACTACGGCAACAACATCCGCCAGATGGCCCAGGAGGAAGGCGTCGAAAACGCATTCGACTTCCCAGGTTTCGTACCGGCCTACATCCGTCCGCTGTTCTGCCGTGGCATCGGCCCGTTCCGCTGGGCGGCGCTGTCGGGCGACCCACAGGACATCTACAAGACGGACGCCAAAGTCAAAGAGCTGATCCCCGACGATGCACACCTGCACAACTGGCTGGACATGGCGCGCGAGCGCATCAGCTTTCAGGGCCTGCCGGCGCGTATCTGCTGGGTCGGCCTGGGCCAGCGCGCCAAGCTCGGCCTGGCGTTCAATGAAATGGTGCGCAGCGGCGAGTTGTCGGCACCGGTGGTGATCGGCCGCGACCATCTGGACTCCGGCTCGGTGGCCAGCCCGAACCGCGAAACCGAATCCATGCAGGATGGCTCCGACGCCGTGTCCGATTGGCCACTGCTCAACGCCCTACTCAACACCGCCAGCGGCGCTACCTGGGTTTCGCTGCATCACGGCGGTGGCGTGGGGATGGGCTTCTCCCAGCACTCGGGCATGGTCATTGTGTGCGACGGCACCGACGAAGCGGCCGAGCGAATTGCCCGCGTGCTGCACAACGACCCGGCCACCGGGGTGATGCGTCACGCAGACGCCGGTTACCAGATCGCCATCGATTGCGCCAAAGAGCAGGGCCTCAATCTCCCGATGATCAAGTAA
- a CDS encoding HutD/Ves family protein, producing the protein MSAVKVWRATEYVRMQWKNGGGSTEEITRDAGEGLEGFGWRLSIADIAESGGFSTFAGYQRVITVIKGAGMVLTVDGEEQRGLLPLQPFAFKGDSQVSCRLITGPIRDFNLIYSPQRYHARLQWVDGVQRFFSTAQTVLVFSVADEVKVMDHILGQHDCLQVDGNNGLLDIAIAGRSCIIELTARG; encoded by the coding sequence ATGAGTGCAGTAAAAGTCTGGCGCGCCACTGAATACGTGCGCATGCAGTGGAAGAACGGCGGCGGCAGCACCGAAGAAATCACCCGCGATGCCGGCGAGGGCCTGGAAGGCTTCGGCTGGCGCCTGTCGATTGCCGACATCGCCGAATCGGGCGGGTTTTCCACCTTTGCCGGCTACCAGCGCGTGATCACTGTGATCAAAGGCGCAGGCATGGTGTTGACGGTGGATGGCGAGGAGCAGCGCGGGTTGTTACCGCTGCAACCGTTTGCCTTCAAAGGCGACAGCCAGGTGTCATGTCGCTTGATCACCGGGCCGATCCGCGATTTCAACCTGATCTATTCCCCTCAGCGTTACCACGCGCGGTTGCAATGGGTGGATGGTGTGCAGCGGTTCTTCAGCACTGCGCAAACCGTGCTGGTGTTCAGTGTTGCGGATGAAGTGAAGGTGATGGACCACATATTGGGTCAGCATGATTGCCTGCAGGTAGACGGTAACAACGGCTTGCTGGATATCGCTATCGCCGGTCGCAGTTGCATCATCGAACTCACTGCGCGCGGTTAA
- the hutC gene encoding histidine utilization repressor, whose product MDESPAPLYARVKHMISQQILNGNWPPHYRVPSESELVSQLGFSRMTINRALRELTAEGLLVRMQGVGTFVAEPKSQSALFEVHNIADEIASRGHRHTCQVITLGEEAAGSERAVALEMREGGRVFHSLIVHYENDIPVQIEDRFVNALVAPEYLQQDFTLQTPYAYLNQVAPLTEGEHVVEAILADAAECQLLQIEPGEPCLLIRRRTWSGRQPVTAARLIHPGSRHSLEGRFSK is encoded by the coding sequence ATGGACGAAAGTCCGGCGCCCTTGTACGCCCGCGTCAAGCACATGATCAGCCAGCAGATTCTCAACGGTAACTGGCCGCCTCATTACCGCGTACCGTCGGAGAGCGAGCTGGTCAGCCAATTAGGCTTCAGTCGCATGACCATCAACCGCGCCCTGCGCGAGCTCACCGCTGAAGGTTTGCTGGTGCGCATGCAGGGCGTCGGCACTTTCGTCGCCGAGCCGAAAAGCCAGTCGGCGCTTTTCGAAGTGCACAATATCGCCGATGAAATCGCCTCCCGTGGCCACCGGCATACCTGCCAGGTCATCACCCTGGGCGAGGAAGCGGCGGGCTCCGAACGCGCCGTCGCCCTGGAGATGCGCGAAGGCGGGCGGGTATTCCACTCGTTGATCGTGCATTACGAAAACGATATTCCCGTGCAAATCGAAGACCGTTTCGTCAACGCCCTGGTCGCGCCGGAATACCTGCAGCAGGACTTCACCCTGCAAACCCCCTACGCGTATCTCAATCAAGTGGCGCCGCTGACCGAAGGCGAGCACGTGGTGGAAGCGATCCTCGCGGACGCCGCCGAATGCCAGTTGTTGCAGATAGAACCCGGCGAGCCGTGCCTGTTGATCCGTCGTCGCACCTGGTCCGGCCGTCAGCCGGTGACCGCCGCGCGTTTGATCCACCCCGGTTCCCGTCACAGTCTGGAAGGACGTTTCAGTAAATGA
- a CDS encoding formimidoylglutamate deiminase, with protein MSAFFAERALLPSGWANDVRFEVSADGLLAHVEAHASADGAERLRGPVLAGMPNLHSHAFQRAMAGLAEVAGNPNDSFWTWRDLMYRMVGKINPDQLQVIARQLYIEMLKAGYTSVAEFHYVHHDINGQPYADPAELSRQISQAASASGIGLTLLPVLYSHSGFGGQAPNDGQRRFINSTESYLDLRARLQPILAAQPAQHLGVCFHSLRAVTPQQINDVLAASDKACPVHIHIAEQQKEVDDCLAWSGKRPLQWLYDNVEVDERWCLVHATHADAAEVARMARSRAIAGLCLTTEANLGDGIFPAVDFLAQGGRLGIGSDSHVSLSVVEELRWLEYGQRLRDQRRNRLYRSDQPMVGRTLFDAALDGGAQALGQPIGRLEVGKRADWIVLDGNDPYLATATQDGILNRWLFAGGDRQVRDVLVNGQWVVRDGQHAGEEDSRRAFTQVLKDLLG; from the coding sequence ATGTCCGCTTTCTTCGCCGAACGCGCGCTGCTGCCTAGTGGATGGGCCAACGATGTACGCTTTGAAGTCAGCGCCGATGGCCTGCTGGCCCACGTTGAAGCCCACGCGAGCGCAGATGGCGCCGAACGGCTCAGAGGCCCGGTGCTGGCGGGCATGCCGAACCTGCACTCCCACGCATTCCAACGCGCCATGGCGGGCCTGGCCGAAGTGGCCGGCAACCCGAATGACAGTTTCTGGACCTGGCGCGACCTGATGTACCGCATGGTGGGCAAGATCAACCCGGACCAACTGCAGGTGATCGCGCGTCAGCTGTATATCGAGATGCTCAAGGCGGGCTACACCTCGGTGGCCGAATTTCACTACGTGCACCACGACATCAATGGTCAGCCTTATGCCGACCCTGCGGAACTGTCGCGACAGATCAGCCAGGCGGCGAGTGCCAGCGGCATCGGCCTGACCCTGCTGCCGGTGCTCTACAGCCACTCCGGGTTTGGTGGCCAGGCGCCAAATGACGGCCAGCGGCGCTTTATCAACAGCACGGAAAGCTACCTGGATCTGCGAGCACGCCTGCAACCGATCCTGGCAGCACAACCGGCACAGCATCTGGGCGTGTGCTTCCACTCCTTGCGCGCTGTGACGCCCCAACAGATCAATGACGTCCTGGCAGCCAGCGACAAGGCGTGCCCGGTGCATATCCATATCGCCGAGCAACAAAAAGAAGTCGACGACTGCCTGGCCTGGAGCGGCAAGCGTCCGCTGCAATGGCTGTATGACAACGTCGAAGTCGACGAGCGCTGGTGCCTGGTGCACGCCACGCATGCCGACGCGGCAGAGGTCGCGCGCATGGCCAGAAGCCGGGCGATTGCCGGTCTGTGCCTGACCACTGAAGCCAATTTGGGCGATGGGATTTTCCCGGCGGTGGATTTTCTTGCTCAAGGGGGGCGCCTGGGCATCGGCTCCGACAGCCATGTGTCCCTGAGCGTGGTCGAAGAACTGCGCTGGCTGGAATACGGCCAACGCTTGCGCGATCAGCGCCGCAATCGCTTGTATCGCAGCGATCAACCGATGGTCGGGCGCACTTTATTCGATGCCGCACTGGACGGCGGCGCCCAGGCGCTGGGGCAGCCGATAGGCCGATTGGAAGTGGGCAAACGCGCGGACTGGATCGTGCTGGACGGTAACGACCCGTACCTGGCCACCGCCACGCAGGACGGCATTCTCAATCGCTGGTTATTTGCCGGCGGTGATCGGCAGGTGCGCGATGTGCTGGTCAACGGCCAGTGGGTCGTGCGCGATGGGCAGCATGCTGGAGAGGAAGACAGTCGCCGGGCATTCACACAAGTGCTGAAGGATTTGTTGGGCTGA
- a CDS encoding lipocalin family protein, with translation MMRFVLFLCASLFLAGCASHSGDDLQPKTASNVNLHRYQGTWYELARLPMYFQRNCAQSEARYTLMPDGDMSVFNRCLTNQWKWEEARGTATPQVPGKTDKLWVEFNNWFTALLPGVAKGDYWVLYVSDDYKTAIVGSPSRRYMWILSRTPTVNADTREDLLSRARQQGYDTTRLIWRTPDKQMAKSSQ, from the coding sequence ATGATGCGTTTTGTTTTGTTTCTTTGTGCCAGCCTGTTTTTGGCGGGCTGCGCCAGTCATTCTGGCGATGATCTGCAACCCAAGACCGCGAGCAACGTCAACCTGCATCGCTACCAGGGCACCTGGTATGAGCTGGCTCGCTTGCCGATGTACTTCCAGCGCAACTGCGCGCAATCCGAAGCCCGCTACACACTGATGCCCGACGGCGATATGTCGGTGTTCAACCGCTGCCTGACGAACCAGTGGAAGTGGGAAGAAGCCAGGGGCACGGCCACACCGCAGGTGCCGGGCAAGACCGACAAGCTCTGGGTCGAATTCAATAACTGGTTCACTGCACTGTTGCCGGGCGTCGCCAAGGGCGATTACTGGGTGTTGTATGTCAGCGATGACTACAAGACCGCCATCGTCGGCAGCCCGAGCCGTCGCTATATGTGGATTCTGTCGCGCACGCCGACCGTGAATGCCGACACCCGCGAAGACCTGCTCAGCAGGGCGCGTCAGCAGGGGTATGACACCACCCGGTTGATCTGGCGTACTCCGGACAAGCAGATGGCCAAGAGTTCGCAGTAA
- a CDS encoding lipoprotein, with protein sequence MSLRRLALLTFCVVLAACSKVNQENYAKLSAGMPKAEVESLLGKPTDCSGALGMSSCTWGDKNSFISVQYAGDKVLMFSGQGLK encoded by the coding sequence ATGTCGTTACGTCGTCTCGCCCTGCTGACTTTTTGTGTTGTGTTGGCCGCTTGCAGCAAGGTCAACCAAGAGAACTACGCAAAGTTGTCGGCCGGGATGCCCAAGGCCGAGGTGGAGTCGCTGCTGGGTAAGCCGACGGACTGTTCCGGCGCACTGGGCATGTCCAGCTGCACCTGGGGTGATAAAAACAGCTTTATCAGCGTTCAATATGCCGGTGACAAGGTTCTGATGTTTTCCGGGCAAGGCCTGAAGTAA
- a CDS encoding class 1 fructose-bisphosphatase codes for MSRVTLSRYLIEQTRSNNTPADLRFLIEVVARACKEISHAVSKGALGGVLGSMGTENVQGEVQKKLDVLSNEILLEANEWGGHLAGMASEEMDNAYQIPGKYPKGAYLLVFDPLDGSSNIDINAPVGTIFSVLRCPNEYLSQNEALNEKAFLQPGTEQVAAGYAIYGPQTMLVLTLGDGVKGFTLDREMGSFVLTHEDISIPASTQEFAINMSNQRHWEAPVQRYVNELMEGEEGPLKKNFNMRWVAAMVADVHRILTRGGLFMYPRDSREPSKPGKLRLMYEANPMSFLVEQAGGASTDGHQRILDIQPEGLHQRVAVFLGSKEEVERVTAYHKQ; via the coding sequence ATGTCCCGCGTTACCTTGAGTCGCTATTTGATCGAGCAGACCCGCAGCAACAACACGCCTGCCGATCTGCGCTTCCTTATCGAAGTGGTGGCGCGTGCCTGCAAGGAAATCAGCCACGCCGTGTCCAAAGGTGCACTGGGCGGTGTCCTGGGCAGCATGGGCACTGAAAACGTGCAGGGCGAAGTGCAGAAGAAGCTCGACGTGCTGTCCAACGAGATCCTGCTTGAAGCCAACGAATGGGGCGGTCACCTGGCCGGCATGGCGTCCGAAGAAATGGACAATGCCTACCAGATCCCGGGCAAATACCCTAAAGGCGCCTACCTGCTGGTATTCGACCCACTGGACGGTTCTTCCAACATCGACATCAACGCACCGGTGGGCACGATCTTCTCGGTACTGCGTTGCCCGAACGAATACCTGAGCCAGAACGAAGCCCTGAACGAAAAGGCCTTCCTGCAGCCAGGCACCGAGCAGGTCGCCGCCGGTTACGCGATCTATGGTCCACAGACCATGCTGGTACTGACCCTGGGCGACGGCGTCAAGGGCTTCACCCTGGACCGCGAGATGGGCAGCTTCGTGTTGACCCACGAAGACATCTCGATTCCTGCTTCCACCCAGGAATTTGCGATCAACATGTCCAACCAGCGTCACTGGGAAGCGCCGGTACAGCGCTACGTCAATGAGTTGATGGAAGGCGAAGAAGGCCCGTTGAAGAAGAACTTCAACATGCGCTGGGTGGCGGCGATGGTGGCCGACGTGCACCGTATCCTCACCCGTGGCGGCCTGTTCATGTACCCACGCGACAGCCGCGAGCCGTCCAAGCCGGGCAAGCTGCGCCTGATGTACGAAGCCAACCCGATGTCGTTCCTGGTCGAGCAGGCGGGCGGTGCGTCCACCGACGGCCACCAGCGCATTCTCGACATCCAGCCTGAAGGCCTGCACCAGCGCGTGGCGGTGTTCCTGGGTTCGAAGGAAGAGGTTGAGCGCGTCACGGCCTATCACAAGCAGTAA